One window of Nocardioides dongkuii genomic DNA carries:
- a CDS encoding ribonuclease HII, which produces MSFLPRGATVRRDAGLYGYERALRRHGIEPIAGVDEAGRGACAGPLVAGAAILPAGPAGVVPGLADSKLLTERARERCYDQIVRRALAWSVVVISHEECDRLGMHVANIEALRRAVALLDLPPAYVLTDGFPVDGLGVPGLAVWKGDRVAACIAAASVLAKVTRDRLMTELDREWPAYDFKTHKGYITDVHTAALAEHGPSPVHRMRFVNVRRAAGLESPLESHS; this is translated from the coding sequence ATGAGCTTCCTCCCCCGAGGTGCGACCGTACGACGCGACGCCGGTCTCTACGGCTACGAGCGCGCGCTGCGCCGCCACGGCATCGAGCCGATCGCCGGCGTCGACGAGGCCGGTCGCGGAGCGTGCGCCGGGCCGCTCGTCGCCGGCGCGGCGATCCTGCCCGCCGGGCCGGCCGGGGTGGTCCCGGGGCTCGCGGACTCCAAGCTGCTCACCGAGCGGGCACGCGAGCGCTGCTACGACCAGATCGTGCGGCGGGCCCTGGCCTGGTCGGTGGTGGTCATCAGCCACGAGGAGTGCGACCGGCTGGGCATGCACGTCGCCAACATCGAGGCCCTGCGGCGCGCGGTCGCGCTGCTCGACCTGCCCCCGGCGTACGTGCTCACCGACGGGTTCCCCGTCGACGGGCTCGGCGTGCCCGGCCTCGCGGTCTGGAAGGGCGACCGGGTCGCCGCGTGCATCGCGGCCGCGTCGGTGCTCGCGAAGGTGACCCGCGACCGGCTGATGACCGAGCTGGACCGCGAGTGGCCGGCGTACGACTTCAAGACCCACAAGGGCTACATCACCGACGTGCACACCGCCGCGCTGGCCGAGCACGGCCCGTCGCCGGTGCACCGGATGCGGTTCGTCAACGTGCGTCGGGCCGCCGGCCTGGAGTCGCCGCTAGAGTCGCACTCGTGA
- a CDS encoding DUF2469 domain-containing protein, translating into MSAEDLEKYETEMELTLYREYRDVVGIFKYVVETDRRFYLCNQVDVKARTEAGEVFFEVSMSDAWVWDMYRPARFAKNVKVLTFKDVNVEELTPAEIDPPKP; encoded by the coding sequence GTGAGCGCCGAGGACCTCGAGAAGTACGAGACCGAGATGGAGCTGACGCTCTATCGCGAGTACCGCGACGTCGTCGGCATCTTCAAGTACGTCGTCGAGACCGACCGCCGCTTCTACCTGTGCAACCAGGTGGACGTGAAGGCGCGCACCGAGGCCGGCGAGGTGTTCTTCGAGGTCTCGATGAGCGACGCCTGGGTCTGGGACATGTACCGCCCGGCGCGCTTCGCCAAGAACGTCAAGGTGCTGACGTTCAAGGACGTCAACGTCGAGGAGCTCACCCCCGCGGAGATCGACCCGCCCAAGCCGTAG
- a CDS encoding YraN family protein — MTGTTTKQALGAYGESLAARHLTAQGMVLLDRNWRCDEGELDLVLRDRDVLVVCEVKTRSSDRCGTPHEAITEPKLARLRRLAVRWREAHGIGAVEIRLDLVAIIRPRRGASSVDHVRGIG; from the coding sequence ATGACGGGAACTACCACCAAGCAGGCGCTGGGCGCGTACGGCGAGTCGCTCGCCGCGCGGCACCTGACGGCGCAGGGCATGGTCCTGCTCGACCGCAACTGGCGCTGCGACGAGGGCGAGCTCGACCTGGTCCTGCGCGACCGCGACGTGCTCGTCGTGTGCGAGGTCAAGACGCGCAGCAGCGACCGGTGCGGGACCCCGCACGAGGCGATCACCGAGCCCAAGCTCGCGCGGCTGCGCCGGCTGGCGGTCCGCTGGCGCGAGGCGCACGGGATCGGGGCGGTGGAGATCCGTCTCGACCTGGTCGCGATCATCCGCCCGCGCCGCGGGGCCTCGAGCGTCGACCACGTGCGGGGGATCGGCTGA